The genome window TGACACTCCTTGATCGGTGCGCGCGCGCTCAGAATCTCCCGGTCAGGCTGAGTTTCAGCGTGCGTCCTGGCGCGGCCATGGCCGAGCGCGTGGCCGGATCCACGTAGTAGCGGTCGGTCAGATTGGTGCCGGTCAGTTCGATGCTCAGGTTGTCGCGCAACGTGTAGCGCGCGTAGGCGTCCAGCAGCACGGTCGTGCCCCAGGAGAACGGCACGTTGAAGGTATAGACGAATCGACCGGTGCCGGGCTCTTTCTGTACCGAGTTGTCGCGGAACCATTCCAGGTCCGGGTTGCGGTACTGCCGGTAATAGGTGACGCGCCCGCCCAGTTCCAGGCGGCGCTGCAGCATGCGCGCGCCCAGCGACCAGCTGGCCGACAGCTTCGGCGTGCTCTGGGTCAGCAGATAGCCGCCGACGAAGCCGTAGTCCACGCAGGTCGGCACGATCTTGCCGCGGCCGATGACGAAGCCGTTGGTGGTGCTCAGCAGCGCCGCGGTGGTCTCGTCGCAGACCTGGTTCTTCAGGGTGTAGTTGGCGCCGAGGTCGGTGAACACGCGGCCGTTGTCGTAGCGGCCCTGGAACTCGAGGCCGCGGATGGTCTGCTTGTCGATGTTGTCGAACTTGAAACTGGGATCGCGCTCGATCACGTCGCGGGTCTTGTTGACGTAGTAGGCCAGCTTGAGGTCGGCGATGGTGTCGGCGCCGAGCAGCGGACCCAGGTCGTGGACATAGGCGACTTCCCAGTTGTAGGCATGCTCGGGCTTGAGATTCCACGGATTGAGCGAGGCGGAGAAGGCCACCGTGCTCTCGAACATGCTGGGATAGCGCAGGGTCTCGCCGTAGCGGAAGTAGACGCGGCTGTCGTCGCTGAGATTGGCGGTGGCCGAGAAGAACGGTACCCAGCCATGGTCCTTGCGCTTGCGCGCGGTGCCTTCGATGGTGTGCCGCACCGAATTGATGAAGCAGGTGTTTCCGGCCGCACCGGGCAATCCCTCCAGCGAGCCGTTGAGGCATGGGTTGCCGGCCTTGCTGTACTTGCCGTCGCCATCCGGCATCCACGGCACCTGGTGCTCGACCTGGTAGGTGGTGGGGAGGCTGTTCCACACGGAGGCGGTTAACTCGTTGAACTCCTCTTGCGTGAGTATTCCCAGGTCCAACAACTCGCTGTAGCCGGCGATGCTGTCGGCGGCCAGTGCCTCGCGCTGCTGCTGGGTATAGGTTTCGGTGGTCTTGTACTCGACGTCGTAGCCGGTGGTCACCGATTCCCTGATCTGTCCCGGGTGCGCAGCGAGGAAGTCGTCGAAGGCCCAGTAGCTGGCGTAGCGCGCGCCGCCACTCAGGGTCAGGAACTCCAGCGGTCGCCATTCGACATTGAAGTCGGCCTGCCACTCCTGGCGCCGGCCCGCGCGCGGGTACATGCGCCAGCCGTCGCTGGCACCGAAGTACGGGTCGCGCGAGCGCAGCGTTTCGTGCTGGAGGTTGCCGCCCACGGTCAGGTCCAGCGTGTCGGCCAAGGCGATCTTGTTGCTCAGGGTGAGGCCGTTGCGGGCGTTGCTGGCGTTGGCCAGCGCGGTGTTGCGGATGATCGGGCTGTAGCCCTCGCCGGTCTGCCAATCGGGATTGGCGAAGTTGGGAAAGCCGCCGGCGGTGTAGGTATCGCTTTCGGTGCTGGTGCGCCACAGGTTGGCGTACAGGTCGATCCAGCGGCTGTCCGCCGGGCGCCAGGTGTACTCCAGGTTCCATGCCTGGGCATCGACCCGGCTCAACGGCCATTGGATGGCGGCACGGTCCTTGGATTCGATGATGCGCGAGGGCATCACTTCGCCGTAGTGCGAGAGACTGTCGCGGTACCCCAGCTGCAGCGCCTGGCTGTCGCTGGAGCGCCAGGTGACCTTGAACAGCCAGGACTCCATCTGGCTGGAGGTGTTGGGTACTTCGTTGCCGGGCAACCAGTAGTTGGCCATCGACAGGATGTAGTCGTCGGCGGAGGAGCTTCTCGGCTTGCTGTAGTAGCCGGCGCCGCGCTTGCCCGAGAAGTAGTTGCCGCGCTCGCGATAGGCGTAGGCAGCGAGCAGGTCGAGGTTCTCGGTCGGCCGCCAGCCCAGCGCCAGCCGATAGGCGTCGTCCTTGCCGCTGAACACGTTGTAGCCGCCGCCACCGCGCCTTGGCGTGATCATCAGCGTGGGGTCGGTGTAGGGGATGTTGGGAGCGTTCTGCGGGAAATCCGCGACCGTGCGGTAGTCCTCGCCGGTGTGCAGGGTCGGCAGCCGCGGCCGGGTCGCGTTGCTGCTGCCCTCGGCGCGGAATTCGCCGCCGAAGCGCTGGCCGGGATCGAGGATGTCGTCCACGTCCAGGGTATTGATCACCATCGCGCCGCCGATCCCGGTGACGACATTGCGGGTCAGCGACGGACCCTTGAGGATCTGGATGCCGCCGATCAGGAACGGATCGATGTAGTTGCGATTGCTGGCGCCGTTGTAGCCGCGCCACACGGTCAACGCCTGTTCGGTGCCGTCGATGCTCACCGGCACCCGGCCAGGTCCCTGGATGCCGCGGATGTTGAGGTCCAGCGCGCCGCTGTTGCGGGCGTCGCCGCTGAACACGCCGGGTACGCCGTTGACCAGGTCCGAGGGCGTGGCGCCCTTGTAGCGCTCCACCTCGGTACGGCCGATGTAGGCGCTGGACAGGTCCAGGTCGTAGACCGCGTCGCGGCCGCGGCGGTCGCGCGCTTCGCCGCCACGGTTGTCGTCGGCGTTGCCGGCCACCCGCAGCGTGTCGATGGCGATCGCGCCGTCCTGCGCTGCGGCCGGTTCCAAGGTGACCGCGTTCGGGCCGGTGTGGCGCGCGCGCAGGCCGCTGCCCTGCAGCAACTGCTGCAAGGCCTGTTCGGCGCTGTAGTCGCCCCGCACCGCCGGCGCCGTGAGGCCGTCGGTGGTCCGGCCGGTGTACAGCACCTGCAGGCCGGTTTGTGCCGACAATTGCAATAGCGCTTGCGCGAGCGGCTGCGCCGTCAGGTCGACGGGATAGCGGGGGGCTTGCTCGGTGACGGGGGAGGGCGTTTGCGCGATCGCGGCAGGACTGAGCAGGGCCAGCGCCAGGGCATGGCTGAGCAGGGCGAACGCGGGCGCACGGCGAACGCGGGCGGCAGGGGGATGGGTTGGCATGCTGGGGGTATCGAAGACGGATTTGTGGGAATGAAAATCATTCCGTTCTTCCCGTTTAGACGGGCCGACGCCCGCGCGCTCCCCAGTGGCGCGTTCGACGAAACGGACGCACCCGGGTTTTATTTAGTTTGCGTTCACTTTTTGGGCGCGGGTGCGCCAGCCGCATCCGCTGGCGACCGGTACACGATGGTCAGCCAGGGCAGGTCCAGCGAGCGCAGCCGCAGGCTGTCCAGCAGCGTGCGCATGGCGAGGTCCGGATCGGCGATGTCCAGCGACCCGGACACCGGCAGCGCACGCAGGGCGTCGCCGCGGACGACGACGTGGCCGTGCCGATAGCGCGCGAGTGCGTCCAGCGCCTGTGCCAGCGACATGTCGGAGAACACCAGTTGCCGACGCTGCCAGGCGCCGATCGTCAGGGGATCGCGATCGGCAAGACGGCGCACGACCGTGTCCTGCAGCCGCGCGGATTGGCCCGCGCCCAGCACCGCGCCGGCGCCGCCGTCCGGCGCACGCACGGCGACGCGGCCAGCGATGACCCCGACCTCGGCGGTATCGCCCTGTACGCGCACGGCGAAGCGCGTGCCGAGGACGCGCGCGCTGCCGCCGCGGCTGTCCACCACGAACGGGCGCCGCGGGTCGTGGGTCACCTGGAACGCCGCTTCGCCGCGCAACAGCCGCACCGTGCGCAGGCCCGGGCGCAGTTCGACGGCGATGGCGCTGTCGGTATCGAGCGTGACCACGCTGCCGTCGGCCAGGCGCAGGGTGCGGATCTCGCCGACCCGGGTGTAGGCATCGCTGCGCAGCCGTTCCACGCCGCCGCTGCCCAGCCACAGGCCGCCACCGATCGCCAGCGCCAGCCCGGCGGCGGCATGGCGCGGCCAGCGCCGGTGCCGCCGCGTATGTGTCGGCGAACTGGTCGGCAGCGGTGCCGCTACTGCGGCGGCCACCGGATCCAGTTCGTCGGCCAGGGCCGCGGCCGGCGCCTGCAGCAGGCCGAGCATGGCGCCGGCCTCGGCCATGGCCTGCGCGTGCGCCTGCGGCGCCAGCGCCAGCCACGCGGCATGCGCGCGTCGCGTGTCGGGGTCGTCCGGCGCCGCATCCAGTTGCAGGAGCCAGTGCAGCGCTTGTTCGAACAGGGCGTCATCGACGTGAGGGGGCGCGGGCATGCAGTGCCTATCCGTCAGGAATGGGTCGGGGCGCGCGGCGGGCGCAGGCCAGGGGATTATTCGGGACGACGGGTCGAGTGTGCGCGTCCCCGTAGCCGGCGGCTGCTCAGACGTCGCGACCGGCCTCGCGCAGGCGGCGCCGGCAGTGCGTCACCGCCACGGCGATGTGCTTTTCGACCGTGCGCGGCGAGATGCCCAGTCGCGCGGCGATCTGCGCGATGCTCAGGTTGCGCCCGCGGAACAGCACGAACACCCGCCGCGCCTGCGCCGGCAGGTCGCGGATCGCCTGCAGCAGCAGCGCGTACTCCTGCTGGCTCAACGCGCTCTGGTACGGCGAGGGCGCCGGCGACGGCACCGTGTCGATGCCGTCGTTGGCGGCGGCAAAGCGGCTGCGCGAGGCCGCCACGCGGCCCTGGTCGATGGCGACGTTGTCGACCACGCGCCGCAGGTAACTGGCCGGATCGCGCAGGCTGCGCGCGTCGGGCGCATCGGCGGCCGGGGCGCGCGTGGCCAGGCGCAGCCAGGCATCGTGCACCAGGTCGTTGGCCGCGCCGGCGTACTTGCGCGCCGCGTAGCGCTGCAGCTCGGTGTAGTGGCTTTCCAGCGCATCCGCCAGCGCGGCTGGCGGGTCCTGGGGAGGAGGAAGGGGCATGGCATCCATCCGCAGACCACAAGGAAAGGGATGGAATTCTAATTTGGATGAGATTCATTCTCAATTGAAGTGACGCCACGCCGGTTTCCGCCGTGCGTTTGCGTCGGCACTGCGGTCCACGCTGGAGAAACTGCAAAACCGCTGCCGGATCAGGCGCTTGGGCTAGGACAGCGAATGCCGGCGGCGCCCGCCCGGCGAGGGTCTGGCCGCGCACGCGCTTGCGGTCGTGGCTGGGACTGGTATCGTGCGCCGCCCGATCCTCGACGCCGAGACCTGAGCGATGCGTGGCACTCTCTACATCGTGGCGGCCCCGTCCGGCGCCGGCAAGAGCAGCATCGTCAACGCCACCCTGGCGCGCGATCCGCAGATCGCGCTGTCGATCTCGTTCACCTCGCGTGCGCCGCGTCCGGGCGAACGCCATGCCGAGCACTACCATTTCGTCTCCGCCGAAGAGTTCCAGCGCATGATCGATGCCGGCGACTTCTTCGAGTACGCGCGCGTGCACGGCGACTGGAAGGGCACCGCGCGGCAGTCGGTGGAGCCGCAGCTGGACGCCGGCCACGACGTGTTGCTGGAGATCGACTGGCAGGGCGCGCGCCAGGTGCGGGCCAAGGTGCCGGACGCGGTCAGCGTGTTCATCCTGCCGCCCTCGCGCGAGGCGCTGGAGCAGCGCATGCGCAAGCGCGGCCAGGACAGCGAGGCGGTGATCGCGCAACGGCTGGCCGCCGCGCGCGAGGAGATGTCGCACTACGCCGATTTCGACTACGTCATCGTCAACGAGCACTTCGACACCGCCGTGGACGAGATGTGCGCGATCTTCGTCGCCAGCCGCCTGCGCCGGCCGCAGCAGCAGCAGCGCCATGCCGGGCTGATCGCGACCCTCCTGGAAGAGCAGCCAACTGGCTGATTCCAAAGGGAACTGAATGGGGTGGGGTTGAACTCGGGCGGTGTCCGCCCTACAATCCCCGCCCTTTCCCTCATTCGAACGCGTGGCCGCCGCCGGCCCGCCGGGAGCCCGCATGGCCCGCATCACCGTAGAAGATTGCCTGGAAGTCGTTAACAACCGTTTCGAACTGGTCATGATGGCGTCCAAGCGCGCCCGCCAGCTCGCCAACGGCGTGCAGGCCACCCTCGACAACACCGAGGCGGCCGACAAGCCGACCGTGCTGGCGCTGCGCGAGATCGCCGCGCGCAAGATCGACAACGCGCTGATCGACGAGGTCGAGAAGGCCGAACGCGAGCGCGCCGAGCGCGAAGCCCTGGAATGGGCCGCGGCCGAGGTGGTGGCCGACGAGGACATGTCCAAGAACGACGACTGACCGCGCCGCCGCGTCGCGACCGTCCTGCGAACAGCCCGCATCCGCGGGCTGTTTCGTTTTGCGGGTTTGCCGTCCACGCGCCGCTGGCATAGTCTTTCCGCATGAACCCAGGCCCTTCCGCCCAGGTCGCCAACGCCGCGCCGCCGCCGCCGCCGGCCGACGAGGGCGTCCCCGACTACGTCCTGCAGCTCGAACGCAGCGCCAGCTATCTGCCTGCCGAGCAGATCCCGCTGCTGCGCCGCGCCTGGGAGGTCGGGGCGGCCGCGCACGCGGGGCAGACCCGCAAGTCGGGCGAGCCGTACATCACCCATCCGGTGGCGGTGGCCGGGGTGCTGGCCGAGCTCGGCCTGGACGTGGAGGCGCTGATCGCGGCGATCCTGCACGACACCATCGAGGACACGCCGCTGACCCGCGCCGAGCTGGCCGCCGAGTTCGGCGAGGCGGTGGCCGAACTGGTCGACGGCGTCACCAAGCTGGACAAGCTCAAGTTCCGCGACCGCCAGGAAGCGGCCGCCGAGAGCTTCCGCAAGATGCTGCTGGCGATGTCGCGCGACCTGCGCGTGATCATGATCAAGCTCGCCGACCGCCTGCACAACATGCGCACGCTGGGCGCGCAGAGCGCCGAGGCGCGCAGCCGCATCGCCCGCGAGACCCTGGAGATCTACGCGCCGATCGCCCAGCGCCTGGGCATGAGCCTGATGAAGTCCGAGCTGCAGAACCTCGGCTTCCGTGCCCTGCACCCGTGGCGCCACGCGATCATCGAAAAGCACATCCGCAGCCAGCCGGTGGTGCGCCGCGAGTCGATGGCGCAGGTGGAAGTGCAGTTGTCGCAGCGTCTGGCCAAGGAAGGGCTGGAACACCGGCTGGTGAGCCGGATCAAGACGCCGTGGAGCATCTACAACAAGATGCGCGACGAGAACAAATCCTTCGACCAGGTGATGGACGTGTTCGGCTTCCGCCTGGTGGTGCGCGGCGTGCCGGACTGCTACCACGCCCTCGGTGCGGTGCATGCCACCTTCAAGCCGCTGGATGCGCGTTTCCGCGATTTCATCGCCATTCCCAAGGCCAACGGCTACCAGTCGCTGCACACGGTGCTGTTCGGCCCCTACGGCTCGCCGATCGAGGTGCAGATCCGCACCGAGGAAATGGACCTGATCGCCGAGCGCGGCGTCGCCGCGCACTGGACTTACAAGTTCGGCGGCGATTCGCCCAACAGCGCGCAGAGTCGCGCGCATGCGTGGATCGTCGAACTGATCGAATCGCAGCGCGCCGCCGGCTCGTCGCTGGAGTTCCTGGACAACGTCAAGGTCGACCTGTTCCCGGACGAGGTCTACCTGTTCACGCCCAAGGGCAAGATCCTGGCGCTGCCGCGCAACTCCACCGCGCTGGACTTCGCCTATGCGGTGCACACCGACGTCGGCAATCGCGCGGTGGCCTCGCGCGTGGACAAGAAGCTGGTGCCGCTGCGCACCAAGCTGGTCAGCGGACAGACGGTGGAAGTGATCACCGCGCGCTCTGCCACGCCCAAGCCGCAGTGGCTGGAGTTCGTGGTCAGCAGCAAGGCGCGCACCGCGATCCGCCACCAGCTCAAGCAGCTCGAGCACGAGGACGCGGTGCAGCTCGGCCATCGCATGCTCGACCGCGCGCTGGAGGCGATGGACAGCTCGCTGGAGCGGCTGCCCAAGGGCCGCCTGGATTCGTTCCTCAGCGAACACCGCTATCCGCGCCTGGAGGCGCTGCTGGCCGACGTGGCGCTGGGCAACTGGATGCCCAACCAGGCGGCGCAGGCGCTGATGGCCTATGCCGAACTGCGCGGCGGCGGCCATTCCAAGCACTCGCAGGAAAAGATCCTGATCAACGGCACCGAGCGCGGCGTGGTCAGCTTCGCCAACTGCTGCCAGCCGATTCCCGGCGACGAGATCATGGGCTACCACACCGCCGGCAAGGGCATCGTGGTGCATCGC of Xanthomonas sacchari contains these proteins:
- a CDS encoding TonB-dependent receptor — encoded protein: MPTHPPAARVRRAPAFALLSHALALALLSPAAIAQTPSPVTEQAPRYPVDLTAQPLAQALLQLSAQTGLQVLYTGRTTDGLTAPAVRGDYSAEQALQQLLQGSGLRARHTGPNAVTLEPAAAQDGAIAIDTLRVAGNADDNRGGEARDRRGRDAVYDLDLSSAYIGRTEVERYKGATPSDLVNGVPGVFSGDARNSGALDLNIRGIQGPGRVPVSIDGTEQALTVWRGYNGASNRNYIDPFLIGGIQILKGPSLTRNVVTGIGGAMVINTLDVDDILDPGQRFGGEFRAEGSSNATRPRLPTLHTGEDYRTVADFPQNAPNIPYTDPTLMITPRRGGGGYNVFSGKDDAYRLALGWRPTENLDLLAAYAYRERGNYFSGKRGAGYYSKPRSSSADDYILSMANYWLPGNEVPNTSSQMESWLFKVTWRSSDSQALQLGYRDSLSHYGEVMPSRIIESKDRAAIQWPLSRVDAQAWNLEYTWRPADSRWIDLYANLWRTSTESDTYTAGGFPNFANPDWQTGEGYSPIIRNTALANASNARNGLTLSNKIALADTLDLTVGGNLQHETLRSRDPYFGASDGWRMYPRAGRRQEWQADFNVEWRPLEFLTLSGGARYASYWAFDDFLAAHPGQIRESVTTGYDVEYKTTETYTQQQREALAADSIAGYSELLDLGILTQEEFNELTASVWNSLPTTYQVEHQVPWMPDGDGKYSKAGNPCLNGSLEGLPGAAGNTCFINSVRHTIEGTARKRKDHGWVPFFSATANLSDDSRVYFRYGETLRYPSMFESTVAFSASLNPWNLKPEHAYNWEVAYVHDLGPLLGADTIADLKLAYYVNKTRDVIERDPSFKFDNIDKQTIRGLEFQGRYDNGRVFTDLGANYTLKNQVCDETTAALLSTTNGFVIGRGKIVPTCVDYGFVGGYLLTQSTPKLSASWSLGARMLQRRLELGGRVTYYRQYRNPDLEWFRDNSVQKEPGTGRFVYTFNVPFSWGTTVLLDAYARYTLRDNLSIELTGTNLTDRYYVDPATRSAMAAPGRTLKLSLTGRF
- a CDS encoding FecR family protein produces the protein MPAPPHVDDALFEQALHWLLQLDAAPDDPDTRRAHAAWLALAPQAHAQAMAEAGAMLGLLQAPAAALADELDPVAAAVAAPLPTSSPTHTRRHRRWPRHAAAGLALAIGGGLWLGSGGVERLRSDAYTRVGEIRTLRLADGSVVTLDTDSAIAVELRPGLRTVRLLRGEAAFQVTHDPRRPFVVDSRGGSARVLGTRFAVRVQGDTAEVGVIAGRVAVRAPDGGAGAVLGAGQSARLQDTVVRRLADRDPLTIGAWQRRQLVFSDMSLAQALDALARYRHGHVVVRGDALRALPVSGSLDIADPDLAMRTLLDSLRLRSLDLPWLTIVYRSPADAAGAPAPKK
- a CDS encoding RNA polymerase sigma factor, coding for MPLPPPQDPPAALADALESHYTELQRYAARKYAGAANDLVHDAWLRLATRAPAADAPDARSLRDPASYLRRVVDNVAIDQGRVAASRSRFAAANDGIDTVPSPAPSPYQSALSQQEYALLLQAIRDLPAQARRVFVLFRGRNLSIAQIAARLGISPRTVEKHIAVAVTHCRRRLREAGRDV
- the gmk gene encoding guanylate kinase, with amino-acid sequence MRGTLYIVAAPSGAGKSSIVNATLARDPQIALSISFTSRAPRPGERHAEHYHFVSAEEFQRMIDAGDFFEYARVHGDWKGTARQSVEPQLDAGHDVLLEIDWQGARQVRAKVPDAVSVFILPPSREALEQRMRKRGQDSEAVIAQRLAAAREEMSHYADFDYVIVNEHFDTAVDEMCAIFVASRLRRPQQQQRHAGLIATLLEEQPTG
- the rpoZ gene encoding DNA-directed RNA polymerase subunit omega, with the translated sequence MARITVEDCLEVVNNRFELVMMASKRARQLANGVQATLDNTEAADKPTVLALREIAARKIDNALIDEVEKAERERAEREALEWAAAEVVADEDMSKNDD
- a CDS encoding RelA/SpoT family protein, which encodes MNPGPSAQVANAAPPPPPADEGVPDYVLQLERSASYLPAEQIPLLRRAWEVGAAAHAGQTRKSGEPYITHPVAVAGVLAELGLDVEALIAAILHDTIEDTPLTRAELAAEFGEAVAELVDGVTKLDKLKFRDRQEAAAESFRKMLLAMSRDLRVIMIKLADRLHNMRTLGAQSAEARSRIARETLEIYAPIAQRLGMSLMKSELQNLGFRALHPWRHAIIEKHIRSQPVVRRESMAQVEVQLSQRLAKEGLEHRLVSRIKTPWSIYNKMRDENKSFDQVMDVFGFRLVVRGVPDCYHALGAVHATFKPLDARFRDFIAIPKANGYQSLHTVLFGPYGSPIEVQIRTEEMDLIAERGVAAHWTYKFGGDSPNSAQSRAHAWIVELIESQRAAGSSLEFLDNVKVDLFPDEVYLFTPKGKILALPRNSTALDFAYAVHTDVGNRAVASRVDKKLVPLRTKLVSGQTVEVITARSATPKPQWLEFVVSSKARTAIRHQLKQLEHEDAVQLGHRMLDRALEAMDSSLERLPKGRLDSFLSEHRYPRLEALLADVALGNWMPNQAAQALMAYAELRGGGHSKHSQEKILINGTERGVVSFANCCQPIPGDEIMGYHTAGKGIVVHRLDCPNLAELRKSPERWVPIGWDSSVIGDYDTALVVEVENRTGVLAQLAAAIAQSQSNIERVDYLDRDFNAAVLRFNIQVRDRNHLAEVMRRLRRLNAVQSVRRQ